From Solanum lycopersicum chromosome 8, SLM_r2.1, the proteins below share one genomic window:
- the LOC138337803 gene encoding uncharacterized protein, producing the protein MTKAYRKEDFDKLMAKVVKVDHRVKDYLEDAGYEKWSRVHSTTNRGRMMTSNIVECINGCLIDALLKHKNVTNWHPYCSDYYKPYALEKMYEVVMVPMPDKEDWNVPEYVLDEIIQPPRYRRLAGRRRKQRKKNGNEKITVNNNSCGQCGQEVHNRRTCTFFPKENWNNVLK; encoded by the exons ATGACAAAAGCATACAGAAAGGaagattttgataaattaatggcTAAGGTTGTGAAAGTTGATCATAGGGTGAAGGATTACCTTGAAGATGCTGGTTATGAGAAGTGGTCAAGAGTTCATTCAACCACAAATAGAGGTAGAATGATGACATCAAACATCGTTGAGTGTATCAATGGATGCCTTATCGATGCAC TTTTGAAGCACAAGAATGTTACAAATTGGCACCCATATTGCTCTGATTACTACAAGCCGTATGCATTAGAAAAAATGTACGAGGTTGTAATGGTTCCAATGCCAGATAAGGAGGATTGGAACGTTCCAGAATATGTTTTAGATGAAATTATCCAGCCACCTAGGTATAGAAGGTTGGCTGGACGACGAAGaaagcaaagaaagaaaaatgggaATGAGAAAATAACAGTGAACAATAATTCTTGTGGGCAATGTGGACAAGAAGTACATAACAGGAGAACTTGTACTTTCTTCCCGAAAGAGAATTGGAATAATGTTTTAAAGTAG